In one window of Siphonobacter curvatus DNA:
- the nrfD gene encoding NrfD/PsrC family molybdoenzyme membrane anchor subunit, with product MSHVSAVVRPPLVTGGKSYHDITEDVCRQVEGKPTTSWKIVFAISSLVLAVGTVSVFWTWWDGLGNWGLNKTVGWAWDITNFVWWVGIGHAGTLISAILLLFRQKWRTSVNRAAEAMTIFAVICAASFILMHAGRAWLAYWCIPIPNTYGSLWVNFNSPLVWDVFAISTYFSVSCLFWYAGLIPDLATIRDRAKSKVSKYIYGLLAMGWNGNTKTWARYEYVSLILAGISTPLVLSVHTIVSFDFATSVIPGWHTTIFPPYFVAGAIFSGFAMVNNLLLIVRWTFKLQDYITIEHIETMNKIITVTGSIVGIAYITEFFIAAYSGVSYEQYAFINRATGPYWWAYWAMMTCNVVTPQLFWIRGIRRSITWTFALAVVVNIGMWFERFVIIVTSLHRDYIPSSWAMFSPTLIDIGDYVFTFGLFFVLFLLFAKYLPVINMAEVKAVMKSSSERFPYKVKPSSKKPGQHVTE from the coding sequence ATGTCACACGTCAGTGCTGTTGTAAGGCCTCCTTTGGTGACAGGTGGAAAATCCTACCACGACATTACCGAGGACGTATGCCGGCAGGTAGAAGGAAAACCGACTACCTCGTGGAAGATCGTTTTCGCTATTTCCTCGCTGGTTTTAGCCGTGGGTACGGTTTCGGTATTCTGGACTTGGTGGGATGGTTTGGGTAACTGGGGTTTGAATAAAACCGTTGGTTGGGCCTGGGACATTACCAACTTCGTATGGTGGGTAGGTATTGGTCACGCAGGTACGCTGATTTCGGCGATTCTTTTGCTGTTCCGTCAAAAGTGGCGGACGTCCGTTAACCGGGCAGCCGAGGCCATGACGATCTTCGCCGTTATTTGTGCCGCTAGCTTCATCTTAATGCACGCCGGTCGGGCTTGGTTAGCTTACTGGTGTATCCCTATTCCTAATACGTACGGTTCTTTGTGGGTAAACTTTAACTCACCTCTGGTTTGGGACGTATTTGCTATTTCAACGTACTTCTCCGTATCCTGCTTGTTCTGGTATGCAGGTTTGATTCCAGATTTAGCTACGATTCGTGACCGTGCCAAAAGCAAAGTTTCCAAATACATCTACGGCTTGCTTGCTATGGGCTGGAATGGAAATACCAAAACTTGGGCTCGTTACGAATATGTATCGCTGATCCTGGCTGGTATTTCTACACCGCTGGTACTTTCGGTACACACGATCGTATCTTTTGACTTTGCTACGTCTGTTATTCCAGGCTGGCACACGACGATCTTCCCTCCGTACTTCGTAGCAGGGGCTATCTTCTCAGGTTTTGCCATGGTAAACAACCTGTTGCTGATTGTACGCTGGACGTTTAAACTGCAAGATTACATTACGATTGAGCACATCGAGACGATGAATAAAATCATCACCGTTACGGGTTCTATCGTAGGTATCGCTTACATCACGGAGTTCTTTATTGCCGCATATTCAGGAGTTAGTTACGAACAATACGCGTTCATTAACCGGGCTACCGGACCTTACTGGTGGGCTTACTGGGCGATGATGACCTGTAACGTAGTTACGCCTCAGCTGTTCTGGATTCGTGGCATCCGTCGTAGCATTACTTGGACATTTGCTTTAGCCGTAGTCGTAAACATTGGTATGTGGTTTGAGCGTTTCGTAATTATTGTAACGTCTCTGCACCGTGATTATATCCCTTCAAGCTGGGCGATGTTCTCACCGACACTGATTGACATCGGGGATTACGTGTTTACGTTCGGTCTGTTCTTCGTGCTGTTCCTGTTGTTTGCCAAGTATTTACCCGTAATCAACATGGCGGAAGTAAAAGCAGTAATGAAGAGTTCTTCCGAGCGTTTCCCTTACAAAGTGAAACCCAGCTCGAAGAAACCTGGACAACACGTAACCGAATAA
- a CDS encoding TAT-variant-translocated molybdopterin oxidoreductase translates to MENTTKRYWRGIEELRNDPEFVKNAHREFADSSDITDGGGTYRRDFLKMLGFGVAAVSLAACEAPVRKVIPYLNKPSDVEPGIANWYASSYVDGGDYSAILVKTREGRPIKIEGNPNSSVSQGGTGTRVQASVLSLYDNEKLKEAQKGGKKIEWDALDKEVVAALASARNIRIVSNTILSPTTKAVIETFKAKYPSTVHVSYDPNSAYGLTQVHGGQLPAFDFSKAKVIVSLDADFLGSWISPDEFSKQWAVGRRLSSAKNGNKQMSRHYDFSTLMTLTSSNADYRGRVKPSQSGLVASTLLRLVGGSASTADVKIEFLEKAAKDLKAAAPGTTLVVSGSNDPNVQTVVAEINKVLGNYGTTIAGTSNYKQGDDAAFNTFVNELKGGQVDAVIFYGANPVYDSPRGKEIADALSRAKVSVSFADRADETASLCQYVAPDSHFLESWGDAEPKPGFYSIIQPTISTIFSTRQAQSSLLTWAGQNADYYEFLTKNWATNILKTGSKEAWNKALYEGVFEPAKGTTAAAPAVTSDLLTALGKISGAYKASSTVIEFMPYEKVSMGTGSQANNPWLQECPDPISKATWDNYAAISQRTADKLGVAQNDLVTLEIAGKEAIELPVLIQPGQTVDTVGIAIGYGRQKAGKAADGVGKNIYPWINSAGAEIKVTPTGKTYKWGIAQTQTHNTVMARESVVQETVLAQYQENVKAGRFQPKIATSEGSKSPGDISLWNGHEKQNHSWGMVIDLNLCTGCGSCVVSCQAENNVPVVGRKEVVMRREMHWIRIDRYYSSVQPTEDEGVFQELKTLESAAENPEVVFQPMLCQHCSNAPCETVCPVLATTHSNEGLNQMTYNRCIGTRYCANNCPYKVRRFNWFKYFDEDRFPYHFNNDLGKMVINPEVTVRSRGVMEKCSFCVQRIQATKLAAKKERRRPYANEVQVACSQSCPTGAIVFGDMNNPESNISQLLAVEKEGRAFTMLEEINVLPQISYLTKVRNKDFADSVAPNKKEQGHGEGHEHKKVKEHA, encoded by the coding sequence ATGGAAAATACTACGAAGCGATACTGGCGAGGAATTGAGGAGTTACGAAACGATCCCGAGTTCGTAAAAAACGCTCATCGCGAATTTGCTGATTCATCAGACATTACCGACGGAGGAGGAACCTACCGCCGTGACTTCCTGAAAATGTTGGGCTTTGGCGTAGCAGCGGTTTCGCTGGCTGCCTGCGAAGCTCCCGTACGGAAAGTCATTCCTTATTTAAATAAACCTTCAGACGTTGAGCCCGGTATTGCGAACTGGTACGCTTCTTCGTATGTAGATGGGGGTGATTACAGTGCCATCCTGGTAAAAACTCGCGAAGGACGACCCATCAAAATTGAAGGTAACCCGAATTCAAGTGTATCCCAAGGCGGAACCGGTACGCGTGTACAGGCTTCCGTATTGAGTTTATACGACAATGAGAAGCTAAAAGAGGCCCAAAAGGGGGGCAAGAAAATTGAGTGGGATGCTTTGGATAAAGAAGTAGTAGCGGCTTTAGCCTCTGCTCGCAATATCCGGATTGTATCCAACACGATTTTAAGTCCGACTACGAAAGCCGTTATCGAAACGTTCAAGGCGAAATATCCTTCAACGGTACACGTGTCGTATGATCCGAACTCGGCATACGGACTCACGCAGGTACACGGTGGCCAATTACCCGCTTTTGATTTCAGCAAAGCGAAAGTAATCGTAAGCTTAGACGCTGACTTCCTGGGTAGCTGGATTTCTCCGGATGAATTCTCGAAGCAGTGGGCCGTAGGTCGTCGTCTTTCTTCGGCGAAAAATGGCAATAAGCAAATGTCACGTCACTACGATTTTAGTACGCTGATGACGTTGACGTCTTCCAATGCTGATTACCGTGGACGGGTGAAACCTTCTCAATCCGGATTAGTAGCTTCTACGCTGCTGCGTCTGGTAGGTGGTTCAGCCAGCACGGCCGATGTGAAAATTGAATTCCTTGAAAAAGCAGCAAAAGATCTGAAAGCAGCTGCTCCGGGTACGACCTTAGTTGTGTCGGGTTCAAATGATCCGAACGTACAAACAGTAGTGGCTGAAATCAACAAGGTTTTAGGTAACTACGGTACGACGATTGCCGGTACGAGCAACTACAAACAAGGTGACGATGCCGCTTTCAATACGTTTGTTAATGAATTGAAAGGTGGACAGGTTGACGCGGTAATCTTCTACGGTGCTAACCCAGTATACGATAGCCCCCGCGGCAAAGAAATCGCCGATGCTCTTTCACGGGCGAAGGTAAGCGTATCGTTTGCGGATCGGGCTGATGAAACGGCTTCGCTGTGTCAGTACGTTGCTCCAGATTCTCATTTCCTGGAATCATGGGGTGATGCAGAACCCAAACCTGGTTTCTACTCGATCATTCAGCCGACGATTTCAACGATCTTCAGTACGCGTCAGGCTCAGTCTTCTTTATTAACCTGGGCTGGACAGAACGCTGATTACTACGAGTTTCTGACGAAAAACTGGGCGACTAACATCCTGAAAACTGGAAGTAAAGAAGCCTGGAACAAAGCCTTGTACGAAGGGGTATTCGAACCCGCTAAAGGTACAACGGCTGCTGCTCCGGCAGTAACGTCAGACCTGCTGACGGCCTTGGGCAAAATCAGCGGTGCCTACAAAGCTTCTTCTACGGTGATCGAATTCATGCCGTATGAAAAAGTTTCCATGGGTACGGGTTCACAAGCCAACAACCCCTGGTTACAGGAATGTCCCGATCCGATTTCGAAAGCTACGTGGGATAACTACGCTGCGATTTCGCAGAGAACGGCGGATAAACTGGGTGTAGCTCAGAATGATCTGGTAACGCTGGAGATCGCTGGTAAAGAAGCCATCGAACTTCCCGTATTAATTCAGCCCGGCCAAACGGTTGATACGGTTGGTATCGCGATTGGATACGGTCGTCAAAAAGCGGGTAAAGCAGCGGATGGTGTTGGTAAAAACATTTATCCTTGGATTAACTCAGCGGGTGCTGAAATTAAAGTAACGCCAACGGGTAAAACCTATAAGTGGGGTATTGCTCAAACGCAGACGCACAACACCGTTATGGCTCGTGAGTCTGTGGTACAGGAAACGGTACTGGCTCAATATCAGGAGAATGTTAAAGCAGGACGGTTCCAACCGAAAATTGCTACCTCCGAAGGAAGCAAAAGTCCTGGCGACATTTCGCTCTGGAATGGTCACGAAAAACAAAATCACAGCTGGGGAATGGTCATTGACCTGAACCTGTGTACCGGTTGTGGTTCTTGCGTAGTAAGTTGCCAGGCGGAAAACAACGTACCGGTAGTTGGTCGTAAAGAAGTAGTAATGCGTCGTGAAATGCACTGGATTCGCATTGACCGTTACTATTCATCGGTACAACCCACGGAAGACGAAGGCGTATTCCAGGAATTGAAAACGTTGGAATCAGCGGCTGAAAATCCAGAAGTTGTATTCCAGCCCATGCTGTGCCAGCACTGCTCGAATGCTCCCTGCGAAACGGTATGTCCGGTATTGGCTACCACGCACAGCAACGAGGGTCTGAACCAAATGACTTACAACCGTTGTATCGGTACGCGTTACTGTGCCAACAACTGTCCGTATAAAGTACGCCGGTTTAACTGGTTCAAATATTTTGACGAAGATCGTTTCCCTTACCACTTCAACAATGACCTGGGTAAAATGGTCATCAACCCTGAAGTTACGGTTCGTAGCCGTGGGGTAATGGAAAAATGTTCTTTCTGCGTACAGCGTATCCAAGCTACCAAACTGGCAGCGAAGAAAGAGCGTCGCAGACCTTACGCGAATGAAGTACAGGTGGCTTGTTCGCAATCTTGCCCCACAGGAGCGATTGTTTTTGGTGACATGAACAATCCGGAAAGTAACATTTCTCAACTGCTGGCGGTAGAAAAAGAGGGACGTGCCTTTACCATGCTGGAAGAAATCAACGTATTGCCCCAAATCAGTTATCTGACGAAAGTACGTAACAAAGATTTCGCCGATTCCGTAGCTCCTAACAAAAAAGAGCAAGGTCACGGAGAAGGTCACGAGCATAAAAAAGTAAAAGAACACGCGTAA
- a CDS encoding cytochrome c3 family protein, with protein MIKRALSYFFGTATAIILTMWSSTSGFAQDPAKGEQLFTNNCASCHSVGADKLIGPGLKGVNERHDEAWLIKWIKNPAGMVASGDEQATKLYDQYKPIMMTAFGSLSDDDIKSILAYVEQSNKGGGDKAAGPDQGGQQQVAQSGGGEQSSGFFGVVLVALLVVMILMLIALFGILTVLSRLATVDPSSPEAQKIPFFARLKESTGKLGNSPAFRTGALLLFVLLAGKVSIDGMYGIGIHQGYAPKQPIAFSHKLHAGEYKIDCNYCHTGVNKGKQANIPSPNICMNCHNAVKTSSPEIQKIYRAIEKDQPIEWIRVHNLPDLAYFNHSQHVNVGGLQCQQCHGEVEKMEVIEQRSTLTMGWCIDCHRKTSVNAKDNQYYDKLVEIHKKEGVKDMKVADIGGLECSKCHY; from the coding sequence ATGATCAAACGAGCACTTAGCTACTTCTTCGGGACCGCAACGGCTATCATCCTGACGATGTGGAGTAGCACGTCCGGCTTTGCACAGGATCCCGCAAAAGGCGAACAGCTCTTCACTAACAACTGTGCCTCCTGTCACAGTGTGGGAGCAGATAAGCTAATCGGCCCTGGTTTAAAAGGTGTCAACGAACGGCATGATGAAGCCTGGTTGATTAAATGGATCAAGAATCCCGCTGGAATGGTGGCCAGTGGTGATGAACAAGCAACGAAGCTTTACGATCAGTACAAGCCCATCATGATGACGGCGTTCGGAAGTCTTTCCGATGACGATATCAAGAGCATTCTGGCTTACGTAGAACAATCGAACAAAGGTGGTGGTGACAAAGCTGCGGGACCTGATCAGGGTGGTCAGCAACAAGTAGCCCAAAGTGGTGGTGGCGAGCAGTCATCCGGCTTCTTTGGCGTGGTGTTGGTGGCTCTGCTGGTCGTCATGATTCTGATGCTGATTGCTCTCTTCGGTATTCTGACCGTATTGAGTCGTCTGGCTACCGTAGATCCTTCTTCACCCGAAGCTCAGAAGATTCCTTTCTTCGCTCGTCTGAAAGAAAGCACCGGTAAACTGGGTAACAGCCCCGCTTTCCGTACGGGAGCTCTGCTTTTATTCGTCCTTTTAGCGGGTAAAGTAAGCATCGATGGTATGTACGGGATTGGTATCCACCAGGGCTATGCTCCTAAGCAACCCATCGCGTTTTCGCACAAGTTGCACGCAGGTGAGTACAAGATCGACTGTAACTACTGCCATACCGGCGTTAACAAAGGAAAGCAGGCGAATATTCCTTCCCCGAATATTTGTATGAACTGCCACAACGCCGTAAAAACTTCTTCCCCTGAAATTCAGAAAATTTACCGGGCTATCGAGAAAGATCAACCTATCGAGTGGATTCGCGTGCACAACTTGCCAGATCTGGCCTACTTCAATCACTCTCAACACGTCAACGTGGGCGGTCTGCAATGTCAGCAGTGCCACGGTGAAGTGGAGAAGATGGAAGTGATCGAGCAACGCTCTACGCTGACGATGGGCTGGTGTATCGATTGTCACCGGAAAACCAGTGTGAATGCAAAAGACAACCAGTACTATGACAAACTGGTTGAGATTCACAAAAAAGAAGGCGTGAAAGACATGAAAGTGGCTGACATCGGAGGGCTGGAATGCTCGAAGTGCCACTATTAA
- a CDS encoding Fur family transcriptional regulator produces the protein MNRLVPITLKQHGLRHTEAREEVLDLFYNKNFALSHGGLENELQERFDRVTIYRTLKTFLDKGIIHKVLDDEGTVKYAMCRSDCQAEDHEHHHDHVHFKCLGCGQTTCLDEVRIPALDLPEGYKRQEINLLVQGTCPACKS, from the coding sequence ATGAATAGACTCGTGCCGATTACGCTCAAACAGCATGGCCTTCGCCATACGGAGGCTCGGGAAGAAGTACTGGATTTGTTTTATAATAAGAATTTCGCCCTCTCGCACGGAGGTCTGGAAAACGAATTGCAGGAACGCTTTGATCGGGTAACCATTTACCGAACCCTGAAGACATTTCTGGATAAGGGAATCATTCACAAAGTACTCGATGATGAAGGTACCGTCAAGTACGCCATGTGTCGCTCCGACTGTCAGGCAGAAGATCATGAGCATCATCATGACCACGTACACTTCAAGTGCCTGGGTTGTGGACAAACGACCTGTCTGGATGAAGTTCGTATTCCAGCTTTGGATTTACCCGAAGGATATAAACGTCAGGAAATCAATCTTCTGGTACAGGGTACCTGCCCGGCTTGCAAGTCTTAA
- a CDS encoding ABC transporter ATP-binding protein gives MAKRQSSFGEEPAAEDKKKVNRAGLNKTLHVFRFVKPYKGLFIIGLIFLALSQLTMMAFPLMIREIVAVLEKKSQFTLNQVLLALFAVLVGQAIFSFARIYFFTRVSERSMADVRKNLYSKVVTLPIRFFEQRRVGELMSRMTSDVSQLQDVLTITLAELLRGVATLVIGIFIIVTISWKLTLFMLATFPILIVAAMVFGKFIRKMSKQAQDQLAAANVVVEETLQSINIVKAFTNEPLEVKRYTTALDRGVAIALKASMYRGGFVSFLIFTLFGGIIGVVWYGATLVLNGEMIMADLFGFVLYTAFIGGSVGGLGDMYAQVQKTIGASERILEILEEKSEVETEQTGALTKVDLEGTIEFRNVEFNYPSRPDIQVLKKINLQVHRGEKIALVGYSGAGKSTIVQLLMRYYTPQSGQILVDGQPIQQYSIPGYRSHMAVVPQEVMLFGGTIRENIEYGRPGATDQEIVDAARKANAYDFITSFPEGFNTLVGERGVKLSGGQRQRIAIARAILKDPAILILDEATSSLDAESEKLVQDALDRLMENRTTIIIAHRLATIRNVDQIYVLQQGEIIEQGTHEELSLMEEGLYSGLVKLQFENAVNSN, from the coding sequence ATGGCTAAACGGCAAAGTTCCTTTGGCGAAGAGCCCGCTGCTGAAGACAAGAAAAAAGTAAACCGGGCGGGTTTAAATAAAACATTACACGTATTCCGTTTTGTCAAGCCGTACAAGGGCCTGTTCATTATTGGATTGATTTTCCTGGCCCTCTCGCAATTGACGATGATGGCTTTCCCGCTGATGATTCGGGAGATTGTAGCAGTACTGGAGAAGAAATCGCAGTTTACGCTCAATCAGGTATTGTTGGCTTTGTTTGCGGTACTGGTAGGACAGGCGATTTTTTCGTTTGCTCGTATCTATTTCTTTACCCGCGTCAGTGAGCGATCAATGGCCGATGTACGCAAGAATCTGTACTCGAAGGTGGTTACCTTACCCATTCGTTTCTTCGAACAGCGTCGGGTAGGGGAGTTGATGAGCCGCATGACTTCCGATGTTTCACAGTTGCAGGATGTACTAACCATTACACTGGCCGAATTGCTACGGGGCGTAGCTACGCTGGTGATCGGTATCTTTATTATTGTTACGATTTCCTGGAAGCTTACCTTATTTATGCTGGCGACGTTCCCCATTCTAATTGTCGCGGCGATGGTTTTTGGCAAGTTCATTCGTAAAATGTCCAAGCAGGCCCAGGATCAACTGGCGGCGGCGAATGTGGTGGTCGAGGAAACGTTACAATCCATTAATATCGTAAAAGCCTTTACAAACGAACCCCTGGAAGTAAAACGATACACGACGGCTCTGGATCGGGGCGTAGCGATTGCTCTGAAGGCATCCATGTACCGCGGTGGTTTTGTCTCCTTTCTGATTTTTACGCTGTTTGGTGGAATTATCGGAGTCGTGTGGTACGGAGCAACACTGGTACTCAACGGTGAGATGATTATGGCCGATCTCTTCGGCTTTGTATTATATACCGCTTTTATTGGTGGATCGGTGGGTGGACTAGGTGATATGTACGCCCAGGTACAGAAAACCATTGGAGCTTCGGAACGGATTCTGGAAATTCTCGAAGAGAAATCGGAAGTAGAAACCGAACAGACGGGAGCCCTGACGAAAGTAGATTTGGAAGGTACCATTGAATTCCGCAATGTGGAGTTCAATTATCCGTCCCGCCCCGATATTCAGGTACTCAAGAAGATCAATTTACAAGTACACCGTGGCGAAAAAATTGCTTTGGTAGGGTATTCCGGAGCTGGTAAATCGACGATTGTACAATTATTGATGCGGTATTATACGCCACAGAGTGGTCAGATCCTGGTGGATGGCCAGCCCATTCAGCAGTATTCCATTCCAGGATACCGGAGCCACATGGCGGTAGTGCCGCAGGAGGTAATGCTGTTTGGCGGAACCATTCGGGAAAACATCGAATACGGTCGTCCCGGAGCTACGGATCAGGAAATTGTGGATGCGGCTCGCAAGGCCAATGCGTATGACTTCATTACTTCATTCCCCGAAGGATTTAATACGCTCGTTGGGGAGCGGGGCGTGAAGCTTTCGGGTGGACAGCGGCAACGCATCGCCATTGCCCGGGCCATTTTAAAAGATCCGGCTATTCTGATTCTGGATGAAGCCACTTCTTCCCTCGATGCTGAATCAGAAAAACTCGTGCAGGATGCGTTGGATCGATTGATGGAAAACCGCACGACGATCATCATTGCCCACCGATTGGCTACCATTCGCAACGTCGATCAGATTTATGTACTCCAGCAGGGAGAAATCATTGAACAAGGAACGCACGAGGAATTATCGCTGATGGAAGAAGGTTTATACAGCGGACTCGTGAAGTTGCAGTTTGAAAATGCCGTAAATTCGAACTAA
- a CDS encoding gliding motility protein GldB-related protein translates to MRKILIISFLAGILGTFAACESSTESGQHTLKTLPGADTIQIHLAIERLDSSLFACSSKEEVKHWLDTHPGFVNNYFPKNEFQDRNQLVTELHRRVNEPSLREFYKQAQESFQNFQPLQADLRTAFRNMKAYDPKFRTPRVQLVFTGFMGPDLMVSDSVLVIGIDYFMGSKAKYRPDVYAYQLWRYTPQALVPQMLFIASEPYVKSDPKDRTLLAEMINYGKGYLFAQTMLPQTPDSLLIGYTGKQLAETEIAQDLVWGHFIDEKLLYETNPNKKIRYLGDRPQTPEIGPRCPGSIGRWLGWKIVRYYQDNNPDVSLKEFMTNTNARQILEASKYRGQTEQ, encoded by the coding sequence ATGAGAAAAATTTTGATTATCAGCTTCTTGGCTGGAATCTTGGGTACTTTTGCCGCGTGTGAGTCGTCTACAGAGTCAGGTCAGCATACGCTAAAAACGCTGCCCGGAGCCGATACCATCCAGATTCATTTAGCGATCGAACGGCTGGATTCTTCACTTTTTGCCTGCTCTTCTAAGGAAGAGGTCAAGCACTGGCTGGATACGCATCCCGGTTTTGTAAACAACTATTTCCCGAAAAATGAGTTCCAGGATCGCAATCAGCTCGTTACCGAACTGCACCGGAGAGTAAACGAACCAAGCCTACGGGAATTTTATAAACAGGCTCAGGAAAGTTTTCAAAACTTCCAGCCCCTACAGGCCGATCTGCGTACCGCTTTTCGGAACATGAAGGCCTACGATCCCAAGTTCCGAACGCCACGCGTGCAACTGGTTTTTACTGGTTTCATGGGCCCCGATCTGATGGTCAGTGACAGCGTACTGGTCATTGGCATTGATTACTTCATGGGTTCTAAAGCTAAGTATCGGCCTGACGTATACGCCTACCAGCTCTGGCGATACACGCCCCAGGCCCTGGTCCCGCAAATGTTGTTCATCGCTTCAGAACCTTACGTAAAGAGTGATCCGAAGGATCGTACGCTGCTTGCAGAAATGATTAACTACGGAAAAGGATACTTGTTTGCTCAAACGATGCTTCCCCAGACGCCCGATAGTTTGCTGATTGGGTACACTGGGAAGCAACTCGCAGAAACTGAAATAGCTCAGGATTTAGTATGGGGACATTTTATCGACGAAAAACTTTTATACGAGACCAACCCGAATAAGAAAATCCGCTACCTGGGTGATCGCCCGCAAACGCCGGAGATTGGGCCGCGTTGCCCGGGCAGTATTGGGCGTTGGCTGGGCTGGAAAATCGTTCGCTATTATCAGGATAACAACCCGGACGTTTCTCTGAAGGAATTCATGACGAATACAAACGCCCGGCAAATACTGGAAGCTTCGAAATACCGGGGCCAGACGGAACAATAA
- a CDS encoding porin family protein, protein MKKTFKKSSKITQKNLLLGLLFTLSFTATAQYRPVREKYREDRGLVRYRPTGVQMGFKVSPFISGHRIESAGEYSSFDNNGAGVRLSLGPIADFFFTDKYAFSTGLWYTVKRVNVRNSATFLSNLTPPGSATTSQFNLQYLQLPVTFKLLTNEVADRLRLFVQFGGVADLKLSEKPINRPLNALFLYNDSKDRSRSFGFGDVNLLLAGGGEYALSGSDALVFGLSYQRGLVNIYRDRDLSIKSNCFFLDLAYKF, encoded by the coding sequence ATGAAAAAGACCTTCAAAAAATCGAGCAAAATTACGCAAAAAAATCTCCTGTTGGGGCTTTTATTCACTCTTTCCTTTACAGCCACCGCTCAGTACCGCCCGGTTCGGGAAAAGTATCGCGAAGATCGGGGCCTGGTTCGGTATCGTCCCACGGGCGTACAAATGGGTTTTAAAGTTTCCCCTTTCATTAGTGGTCACCGCATTGAAAGTGCTGGTGAATACAGCTCCTTTGATAATAACGGAGCGGGCGTTCGGCTCAGTCTAGGACCCATCGCCGATTTCTTTTTTACCGATAAATACGCCTTTAGTACGGGCTTGTGGTATACAGTGAAGCGGGTGAATGTACGTAATTCGGCGACGTTCTTAAGTAATCTGACCCCACCAGGATCGGCGACAACCTCTCAGTTTAACCTTCAGTATTTGCAGCTTCCGGTTACGTTCAAGTTACTGACCAATGAAGTAGCCGACCGCCTCCGCCTCTTTGTACAGTTTGGTGGCGTAGCGGATCTGAAGCTGTCTGAGAAGCCCATCAATCGTCCCTTAAATGCGTTGTTTCTTTATAATGACTCGAAAGATCGAAGCCGGTCTTTTGGTTTTGGAGACGTGAATTTGCTGCTGGCTGGCGGAGGCGAATATGCGTTAAGTGGCAGTGATGCTCTGGTATTTGGACTAAGCTACCAACGCGGACTAGTCAACATTTACCGGGATCGTGACTTATCGATTAAGAGCAACTGCTTTTTTCTGGATTTAGCGTATAAGTTCTAA
- a CDS encoding response regulator transcription factor, whose amino-acid sequence MVRVLLVEDDETLGFVVQDNLVQEGYAVDLQTDGKAGLQAFIAGTYDVCLLDVMLPEMDGFTLAEQIRSSGSQVPIIFLTARSLKEDRIRGFKLGGDDYLTKPFSMEELVLRMEAILRRMEVRTPESYLLHFGAYQLDTRNRRLSCGDFSIHLTARETDLLKMLAGRANEIIPRDEILVRLWGKSDYFLGRSLDVFVSRLRKYLSQDKTLRLVSVHGVGFRLEV is encoded by the coding sequence ATGGTACGGGTATTACTGGTAGAAGATGATGAAACATTGGGCTTTGTAGTACAGGACAATCTGGTCCAGGAAGGCTACGCAGTAGACCTGCAAACGGATGGAAAAGCGGGCCTGCAAGCCTTTATAGCAGGTACGTACGACGTTTGCCTGCTGGATGTTATGCTTCCTGAAATGGATGGTTTTACATTGGCCGAGCAGATCCGATCCAGTGGTAGTCAGGTTCCCATTATTTTCCTGACGGCCCGTTCATTGAAAGAAGATCGCATTCGTGGGTTTAAACTGGGCGGTGATGATTATCTGACCAAGCCTTTCAGTATGGAAGAGCTGGTCTTACGAATGGAGGCTATTCTGCGGCGGATGGAAGTGCGAACACCCGAAAGCTACCTGCTGCATTTTGGAGCCTATCAGCTCGATACCCGAAACCGACGCCTTTCCTGCGGCGACTTCTCCATTCATCTGACCGCCCGTGAAACGGATTTGCTAAAGATGCTGGCTGGGCGAGCCAATGAAATTATTCCCCGGGATGAAATTCTAGTTCGGCTCTGGGGCAAGAGTGATTACTTCCTGGGTCGCAGTCTGGACGTTTTCGTGAGCCGCTTACGTAAATACCTCAGTCAAGATAAAACCCTACGCCTGGTAAGTGTACACGGCGTAGGGTTTCGGCTGGAAGTTTAA